Proteins from a genomic interval of Luteibacter pinisoli:
- the ftsL gene encoding cell division protein FtsL: MKTFGAICLTLLLLAVIGSAIGVVWTRHESRVLFVELSRLQTQKDDIGVEYGRLELEQATYAEPSRIDGDAREKLGMVPPKPQDIQLVRR, encoded by the coding sequence ATGAAGACCTTTGGCGCGATCTGCCTCACCCTGCTCCTGCTGGCCGTCATCGGCAGCGCGATCGGCGTGGTGTGGACGCGTCACGAGAGCCGCGTGCTCTTCGTCGAACTCTCCCGCCTGCAGACGCAGAAGGATGATATCGGCGTGGAGTACGGCCGCCTCGAACTCGAGCAGGCCACTTACGCCGAGCCCAGCCGCATCGATGGCGATGCGCGCGAGAAGCTCGGCATGGTGCCGCCGAAGCCGCAGGACATCCAGCTGGTGCGTCGATGA
- the rsmH gene encoding 16S rRNA (cytosine(1402)-N(4))-methyltransferase RsmH has product MAGRDVHIPVMLDEVVEGLAVRENGRYLDGTFGRGGHAAAILARLSPEGRLFLMDRDPTAIAVAEAGLATDPRVSLRHDNFATMGEWDALDGGLDGILLDLGVSSPQLDDASRGFSFMNDAPLDMRMDTTRGISAADFLRDADEADIADVLWKFGEERFSRRIAKTIVERRATTPITRTGDLAALVAGCVGRREPGKNPATRTFQALRIRVNAELESVEAGLDAALERLSVGGRLAVISFHSLEDRIVKQFIRSHEGRVQGSRRGPPAEAKLARLKPVGKALFASDAEVSANPRSRSAVLRIAEKLA; this is encoded by the coding sequence ATGGCGGGGCGCGATGTGCACATCCCAGTGATGCTCGATGAAGTGGTGGAGGGCCTCGCCGTGCGCGAGAACGGGCGCTATCTCGACGGAACGTTTGGCCGCGGCGGTCACGCAGCGGCGATCCTCGCGCGCCTGTCGCCGGAAGGCCGCCTGTTCCTGATGGACCGCGACCCCACCGCGATTGCCGTGGCCGAAGCCGGCCTGGCCACCGACCCGCGCGTCAGCCTGCGCCACGACAACTTCGCCACGATGGGCGAATGGGACGCGCTTGACGGTGGCCTCGACGGCATCCTGCTCGATCTCGGCGTCTCCTCGCCGCAGCTGGATGACGCGAGCCGCGGTTTCAGTTTCATGAACGATGCGCCGCTGGACATGCGCATGGACACCACGCGCGGCATCAGCGCGGCGGATTTCCTGCGTGATGCCGACGAAGCCGACATCGCCGACGTGCTCTGGAAGTTTGGCGAAGAGCGCTTCAGCCGCCGCATCGCCAAGACCATCGTCGAGCGCCGCGCCACCACCCCGATCACCCGCACCGGCGACCTCGCCGCGCTGGTGGCCGGTTGCGTCGGCCGCCGCGAGCCCGGCAAGAATCCCGCCACCCGCACCTTCCAGGCGCTGCGCATCCGCGTGAACGCCGAGCTGGAATCGGTGGAAGCCGGCCTCGACGCCGCGCTGGAACGCCTCAGTGTCGGCGGCCGCCTCGCCGTCATCAGCTTCCACTCGCTGGAAGACCGCATCGTCAAGCAGTTCATCCGCTCGCACGAAGGTCGTGTGCAGGGCAGCCGCCGTGGCCCGCCGGCCGAAGCGAAGCTGGCCCGCCTGAAGCCGGTCGGCAAGGCCCTGTTCGCTTCCGATGCCGAAGTGTCCGCGAACCCGCGTTCGCGCTCCGCCGTGCTGCGCATCGCGGAGAAGCTTGCATGA
- the mraZ gene encoding division/cell wall cluster transcriptional repressor MraZ, whose translation MFQGETAITVDDKGRLTIPTSYRDQVADACGNRLVLTYNPFETGCLWIFPYEEWERVRNDVNQLPTVKAVHRNLQMKLVGAAAIVEPDGAARILLPASQRAAAGIEKKAVLLGMGNKFELWSEQAHLAKIRQTINEEDISDDMAELRL comes from the coding sequence ATGTTCCAAGGTGAGACAGCCATCACGGTCGACGACAAAGGTCGTCTGACGATTCCGACCTCGTATCGGGATCAGGTGGCTGACGCCTGCGGAAACCGCCTGGTGCTGACGTACAACCCCTTCGAAACCGGTTGCCTGTGGATCTTTCCTTACGAGGAATGGGAACGGGTACGCAACGACGTCAACCAGCTTCCGACCGTAAAAGCCGTGCACCGCAACCTGCAGATGAAGCTGGTGGGCGCCGCCGCCATCGTCGAACCCGACGGTGCGGCACGCATCCTCCTGCCAGCCAGCCAGCGTGCAGCCGCGGGGATTGAGAAAAAGGCCGTGTTACTCGGCATGGGCAACAAGTTCGAGCTTTGGAGCGAACAGGCCCACCTCGCGAAGATCCGCCAGACGATCAACGAGGAAGACATCAGCGACGACATGGCGGAACTGCGGTTGTAA
- the rsmI gene encoding 16S rRNA (cytidine(1402)-2'-O)-methyltransferase, with translation MALPRTGTLHIVATPIGNRDDISARAIATLRQVAVIAAEDTRHTRPLLQHLGIDTPLVALHDHNERTAVDGLVERMRHGDDVALVSDAGTPLISDPGFRLVRAARQASLKVSPVPGASAVIAALSVAGLPSDRFIFEGFLPAKGGARKARLAELAGESRTLIFYESSHRILECLEDMREVFGVDREAVMARELTKLFETVLGAPLGELVGLVAADPNQEKGEFVVMVAGREAGEDERIAEGLRVFGILKEELPPAKAAKMAAAITGAPRKALYGA, from the coding sequence ATGGCCCTCCCCCGCACCGGCACCCTGCACATCGTCGCCACGCCCATCGGCAACCGCGATGACATCAGCGCGCGGGCCATCGCCACGCTGCGCCAGGTGGCCGTGATTGCCGCCGAAGACACCCGGCACACGCGGCCGCTCCTTCAACACCTGGGCATCGATACCCCGCTGGTGGCCCTGCACGACCACAACGAGCGCACCGCCGTGGACGGCCTGGTGGAGCGCATGCGTCATGGCGACGACGTGGCCCTGGTGTCCGACGCCGGCACCCCGCTGATCAGCGACCCGGGCTTCCGCCTCGTCCGCGCCGCGCGCCAGGCAAGCCTGAAAGTCAGCCCCGTGCCGGGCGCCAGCGCCGTCATCGCCGCACTGTCCGTGGCCGGCCTGCCCAGCGACCGCTTCATCTTCGAGGGTTTCCTCCCCGCCAAGGGCGGTGCCCGCAAGGCCCGCCTGGCCGAGCTGGCCGGCGAATCGCGCACGCTTATCTTCTATGAGTCGTCGCATCGCATCCTGGAATGCCTCGAGGACATGCGCGAGGTCTTCGGCGTTGACCGCGAAGCCGTCATGGCCCGTGAACTCACCAAGCTGTTCGAAACCGTGCTCGGCGCGCCACTGGGCGAACTCGTGGGCCTGGTCGCGGCAGACCCGAACCAGGAGAAAGGCGAGTTCGTGGTGATGGTGGCCGGGCGCGAAGCCGGCGAAGACGAACGCATCGCCGAAGGGCTGCGGGTGTTCGGCATCCTTAAGGAAGAGCTGCCACCGGCCAAGGCCGCAAAGATGGCCGCCGCGATCACCGGCGCGCCACGCAAGGCGCTCTACGGCGCCTGA
- a CDS encoding penicillin-binding protein activator, giving the protein MRSIRATALCLLISAALAGCVTQGGSRPEAHTPSGDATQAAQALYTRGQFEQAAQAYLALAQQDPDHRDYYKLLAAEAYRQEGALDRAAPTITDVRRSHLEGEDALRFDALRAEIALKNNDAKTALSLTGKPTSRVSPQIDQRLAELRARAQVAAGDPWSAAQTRVELDGQLRGLDREQNRKEIVTLLTGMGSADLTARGSALGANDPMRPWVTEAQAQLGNVSRAPAVLDQAVGTVTGDQGVREGYKVPDKVALLLPLSGPLAGAGAAIRDGFFAHYVDSAHANAPRPEVVVYDAGNDAAHAVAAYDKAVAEGARFVVGPLNREGVSAIFAKGALPAPMLTLNYPSDGKSLPPAGANEFGLLPETEGAQVADHMADKGMKTATVIVSTDDFARRAGNAFKAEWQARGGTLASQVTLDANSIDFASQLSEPTDQDPATSGVFISMKPQQARLLIPQLRLAKDNLPVFATSHVYSGGDDATADRDLEGVEFCDAPWLFDAQPGLPRRADLASAIPSTRGVAARLFAFGMDAWGLVPYIDWMRGHAGSYLPGATGQLVADEFGRVRRVLIWARFADGVAHPVAGSLELEAPATAPTVENGGGG; this is encoded by the coding sequence ATGCGATCGATCCGCGCCACCGCCCTGTGCCTTCTCATCAGCGCCGCCCTCGCCGGCTGCGTGACCCAGGGCGGCTCGCGTCCCGAAGCCCACACGCCGTCGGGCGATGCCACCCAGGCGGCGCAGGCGCTGTACACCCGCGGCCAGTTTGAGCAGGCGGCGCAGGCCTACCTTGCCCTCGCCCAGCAGGATCCGGACCACCGCGACTACTACAAGCTGCTCGCGGCCGAGGCCTACCGGCAGGAAGGCGCGCTGGACCGCGCGGCCCCGACCATCACCGACGTGCGCCGCTCGCACCTGGAAGGCGAAGACGCGCTGCGCTTCGATGCCCTGCGTGCCGAAATCGCCCTGAAGAACAACGACGCGAAAACCGCGCTGTCGCTCACCGGCAAGCCCACCTCGCGCGTTTCCCCGCAGATCGACCAGCGCCTGGCCGAACTGCGCGCCCGTGCCCAGGTGGCCGCCGGCGATCCGTGGAGCGCCGCGCAGACCCGCGTGGAACTGGACGGCCAGCTGCGCGGGCTGGATCGCGAACAGAACCGCAAGGAAATCGTCACCCTGCTGACCGGCATGGGCAGCGCCGACCTCACCGCCCGCGGCAGTGCGCTTGGCGCGAACGACCCGATGCGTCCGTGGGTCACCGAGGCCCAGGCACAGCTCGGCAACGTCAGCCGCGCCCCCGCCGTGCTCGACCAGGCCGTGGGCACCGTCACCGGTGACCAGGGCGTGCGCGAAGGTTACAAGGTGCCGGACAAGGTGGCCTTGCTGCTGCCGCTCTCCGGCCCGCTGGCCGGTGCCGGCGCCGCCATCCGCGATGGCTTCTTCGCCCACTACGTGGATTCCGCGCACGCCAACGCGCCGCGCCCGGAAGTGGTGGTGTACGACGCCGGCAACGATGCCGCGCACGCTGTCGCCGCGTATGACAAGGCCGTGGCCGAAGGTGCCCGCTTCGTCGTCGGCCCGCTGAACCGCGAAGGCGTCTCGGCCATCTTCGCCAAGGGCGCCCTGCCCGCGCCGATGCTCACCCTGAACTACCCCAGCGACGGCAAGAGCCTGCCGCCGGCCGGTGCCAACGAGTTCGGCCTGCTGCCGGAAACCGAAGGCGCCCAGGTGGCGGACCACATGGCCGACAAGGGCATGAAGACGGCCACGGTGATTGTCTCCACCGACGACTTCGCCCGCCGCGCCGGCAACGCCTTCAAGGCCGAATGGCAGGCGCGCGGCGGCACGCTCGCCAGCCAGGTCACCCTCGATGCCAACAGCATCGATTTCGCCTCGCAGCTCTCCGAGCCCACCGACCAGGACCCGGCCACCAGCGGCGTCTTCATCAGCATGAAGCCGCAGCAGGCCCGCCTGCTGATCCCGCAGCTGCGCCTGGCCAAGGACAACCTGCCGGTGTTCGCCACCTCGCACGTCTATTCCGGCGGCGACGACGCCACGGCCGACCGCGACCTCGAAGGCGTGGAGTTCTGCGACGCGCCGTGGCTGTTCGACGCCCAGCCGGGCCTGCCGCGCCGCGCCGACCTGGCCAGTGCCATCCCGTCCACGCGCGGTGTCGCCGCGCGCCTGTTTGCCTTCGGCATGGATGCATGGGGCCTGGTGCCGTACATCGACTGGATGCGCGGCCACGCCGGCAGCTACCTGCCCGGCGCCACGGGCCAGCTCGTCGCCGATGAGTTCGGCCGGGTGCGTCGCGTACTCATCTGGGCGCGATTCGCTGACGGCGTCGCCCACCCGGTGGCGGGTAGCCTTGAACTCGAAGCGCCGGCCACCGCGCCGACCGTGGAGAACGGCGGCGGCGGTTAA
- a CDS encoding YraN family protein produces MQEKAPRKTPRRVTGDHFEDAARSFLEHRGLRFVRANFLCRLGELDLVMRDGEVLVFVEVRYRRSAAFGGALGSITARKRQRIISAAQVWMRANPWDAQRPCRFDVVAFEGDDVEWIRAAFDA; encoded by the coding sequence GTGCAAGAGAAAGCCCCCAGGAAAACCCCGCGCCGCGTCACCGGAGACCACTTCGAAGACGCGGCGCGTTCGTTTCTGGAACACCGTGGCCTGCGCTTCGTGCGCGCCAATTTCCTCTGCCGGCTTGGCGAGCTGGATCTCGTCATGCGCGACGGCGAGGTACTGGTGTTCGTGGAAGTGCGCTACCGGCGCAGCGCCGCGTTCGGCGGCGCGCTCGGCTCCATCACCGCACGGAAGCGCCAGCGCATCATCAGCGCCGCGCAGGTGTGGATGCGCGCCAACCCGTGGGATGCGCAGCGGCCGTGCCGCTTCGACGTCGTGGCGTTTGAAGGCGACGACGTCGAGTGGATCCGGGCCGCGTTTGATGCGTGA
- a CDS encoding HAD family hydrolase produces MSTHDPIVFLFDVDNTLIDNDRFSADLAAQLEHRFGTEGRDRYNAIDKEIRSQVGYADYLGVLQRLRGTQSSPDFMQMSFFLLDYPFDERRFPGVFEALDHLRTLGRPVIMSDGDTVFQPRKIRRAGLWDAFRGDVLIYVHKEEMLDDMQKAYPADHYVMVDDKPRILVAMKKLIADRVTTVFVKQGHYAAAAGRELEETPPDITVNGVGELAMLSREAFLAAA; encoded by the coding sequence GTGTCCACCCACGACCCCATCGTCTTCCTGTTCGATGTCGATAACACCCTGATCGACAACGACCGTTTCAGCGCCGACCTCGCCGCGCAGCTGGAACACCGCTTCGGCACCGAAGGCCGCGACCGCTACAACGCGATTGATAAGGAGATTCGCTCGCAGGTCGGTTACGCCGATTACCTCGGGGTGCTCCAGCGCCTGCGCGGCACGCAGAGCAGCCCGGATTTCATGCAGATGAGTTTCTTCCTGCTGGATTACCCGTTCGACGAGCGCCGCTTCCCCGGCGTGTTCGAGGCGCTGGACCACCTGCGCACCCTGGGCCGGCCGGTGATCATGTCCGACGGCGATACCGTGTTCCAGCCGCGCAAGATCCGCCGCGCCGGCCTGTGGGATGCGTTCCGCGGCGACGTGCTGATCTACGTGCACAAGGAAGAGATGCTCGACGACATGCAGAAGGCCTATCCCGCCGATCACTACGTGATGGTGGACGACAAGCCGCGCATCCTGGTGGCGATGAAGAAGCTGATAGCCGATCGCGTCACCACCGTGTTCGTGAAGCAGGGGCATTACGCCGCCGCCGCGGGCAGGGAGCTGGAAGAGACGCCGCCGGATATCACGGTCAATGGCGTGGGCGAACTGGCGATGCTCAGTCGCGAGGCGTTCCTCGCCGCGGCCTGA